A window of the Clupea harengus chromosome 8, Ch_v2.0.2, whole genome shotgun sequence genome harbors these coding sequences:
- the slc34a1b gene encoding sodium-dependent phosphate transport protein 2A, with translation MSIQGSLCFLADPGFLDSQHALQGREDESSLYKTIEEPINLQNRQGACRSDERRLSSVLTSLSKVPLLLLLLYMFICSLDILSSAFQLAGGKVAGDILKDNAILSNPVAGLVVGILATVLVQSSSTSTSIVVSLVSSGLLEVQSAIPLIMGSNIGTSVTSTIVALMQAGERDEFKLAFAGATVHDCFNWLTVLVLLPLEAASGLVRRLSHAAVTSLHLQSGQEAPELLKVITEPFTKLIIQLDKSVIIGLAMGDGQMRNRSLIKTWCHSSVHTLPLGHFSCKHYGSKTDSGRHLFVDSSLSDLAVGLILLAASVLVLCTCLVLLVKLLNSLLKGQVAKVIQKILNTDFPSPFGWLAGYLAILVGAGMTFVVQSSSVFTSAITPLIGLGVISLERAYPLTLGSNMGTTTTAVLAALASPGDKLAAAFQVALCHFFFNVLGILLWYPVPFTRLPIRMARFLGERTAAYRWFAILYLILCFLLLPSLVFGLSMAGWHVLVATGVPFAAIVLFVTVVTLLQAHRPQYLPARLRTWTFLPVWMRSLEPVDALITRVTLSCTRSPGRGQTLGSLQFTAELDPSQRKADALIEGPAVTPTSHINTQTTENVEAPAQSKDPDLYIVISFFIIFISMIITGTEICHRDDNDTHDKTRTKR, from the exons ATGTCTATCCAGGGCTCGTTGTGTTTTCTGGCGGACCCAGGGTTCCTCGACTCCCAGCATGCTCTGCAGGGACGCGAGGATGAATCATCTCTCTATAAAACCATAGAGGAGCCCATTAACCTGCAGAACAGACAAG GCGCATGCCGTAGCGATGAGAGAAGGCTGAGCTCCGTTCTCACAAGTCTGTCCAAggtcccccttctcctcctcctcctctacatGTTCATCTGCTCTCTGGACATCCTCAGCTCTGCCTTTCAGCTAGCTGGCG GAAAGGTTGCAGGGGACATTTTAAAGGACAATGCCATCCTGTCCAACCCTGTGGCAGGACTGGTGGTGGGGATCCTGGCCACTGTCCTGGTGCAGAGCTCCAGCACCTCCACGTCTATCGTTGTCAGCTTGGTCTCCTCTGGAT TGCTTGAGGTGCAGTCTGCCATTCCTCTCATCATGGGCTCCAACATCGGAACGTCAGTCACCAGCACCATTGTTGCTCTGATGCAAGCGGGAGAGCGAGATGAGTTCAAACT GGCATTTGCAGGTGCCACTGTCCACGACTGCTTTAACTGGCTGACCGTGTTGGTGCTCCTGCCCCTGGAGGCCGCCAGTGGACTGGTCAGGCGCCTCTCCCACGCCGCAGTGACCAGTCTGCACCTCCAGAGTGGTCAGGAAGCCCCTGAGCTTCTGAAGGTCATCACTGAGCCTTTCACCAAACTCATCATACAg CTGGATAAGTCTGTAATCATAGGCCTAGCCATGGGGGATGGACAGATGAGGAACAGGAGTTTGATCAAGACTTGGTGTCACAGTAGCGTCCACACT CTTCCATTAGGGCATTTTAGCTGCAAGCATTATGGTTCAAAAACAGATTCAG GCAGACATCTTTTTGTCGACTCCTCTCTGTCGGACCTGGCCGTGGGACTAATTCTCCTGGCTGCCTCTGTGCTGGTTCTCTGCACCTGCCTCGTACTTCTAGTGAAGCTGCTGAACTCCTTGCTCAAGGGACAAGTGGCTAAAGTCATCCAGAAAATCCTGAATACAG ATTTCCCCAGCCCCTTCGGCTGGCTGGCAGGATATTTGGCTATCCTAGTGGGAGCTGGAATGACCTTTGTGGTCCAGAGCAGCTCAGTCTTCACCTCCGCCATTACTCCCTTGATAG GCCTTGGTGTGATCAGCCTTGAACGTGCTTACCCATTAACACTTGGGTCAAACATGGGCACCACTACCACAGCAGTACTAGCTGCACTTGCCAGCCCAGGTGACAAGCTGGCAGCAGCCTTCCAG GTGGCCCTTTGTCACTTCTTCTTTAACGTCCTGGGCATCCTGCTGTGGTACCCAGTCCCATTCACCCGCCTGCCCATCCGCATGGCCAGGTTCCTGGGAGAGCGGACAGCCGCCTATCGCTGGTTTGCCATTCTCTACCTAATCCTGTGCTTCCTCCTGCTGCCCTCCCTTGTCTTTGGCCTCTCCATGGCAGGGTGGCATGTGTTGGTGGCCACGGGCGTTCCTTTTGCTGCCATTGTTCTCTTTGTCACTGTGGTAACCCTACTGCAGGCCCACAGGCCACAGTACCTGCCAGCGAGACTCAGGACCTGGACTTTCCTTCCTGTGTGGATGCGTTCTCTGGAGCCCGTGGATGCGCTCATCACCCGAGTCACATTAAGCTGCACCAGGAGCCCGGGCCGGGGACAAACCCTTGGCTCGCTCCAATTCACAGCAGAATTAGATCCCTCACAAAGAAAGGCTGACGCTCTGATTGAAGGTCCTGCTGTGACTCCAACCAGCCATATCAACACCCAGACAACAGAGAATG